ACGGATTTACTGACCAACCAAAATTTTTAAACTGTGTTGTAAAGGCTAAAACAACTAAAACACCTAAAGAGTTATTGAAAACTCTACTTTTGATTGAAGCAAAACTTGGTAGAGTGAGAAAAGAAAAATGGGGTCCAAGGACTATTGACCTTGATATCCTTTTTTATGATGATCTCATTATTGATGAAGAGGATCTTAAAATTCCACACTACGATATCCAAAATAGGCTATTTGTTTTAAAACCTCTTTCAGAAATTGCAGGAGATTTTATCCACCCTGCTTTTAAAGTTAGCATAAACGAACTATTAAATAACCTAATTAAAAAGGAGAATTATGAAGATAGCAACTTGGAACGTTAACTCAATAAGAACAAGACTGTCTTATGTAAAGATGCTTCTTCTTGATAACGGGATTGACGTATTATCACTCCAAGAGATTAAAACCGAAGAAAAAAACTTTCCATTTGAAGAATTTGGCAATTTAAATTACTTTGCGAACGTTTTTGGACAGAAGGCTTACAATGGAGTTGCACTAATTTCAAAATTCCCTTTTAAGGAAGTAAAGAAAGATGTCCTTAACGATGGTATTGCAAGGACAATCGAAGGGCAAATAGAAGATTTAACTATTCTTAAT
This Caldisericaceae bacterium DNA region includes the following protein-coding sequences:
- the folK gene encoding 2-amino-4-hydroxy-6-hydroxymethyldihydropteridine diphosphokinase; its protein translation is MEAQDKHTVFIAIGSNLLEREKNIEEAISNLKKEGIDIVALSSIIETEPYGFTDQPKFLNCVVKAKTTKTPKELLKTLLLIEAKLGRVRKEKWGPRTIDLDILFYDDLIIDEEDLKIPHYDIQNRLFVLKPLSEIAGDFIHPAFKVSINELLNNLIKKENYEDSNLER